CGTCGACGTCGGCCTCGAAGGCGTCTTCCAGGAAGCGGTCGATCAGCACCGGCCGCTCGTGGCTGACCGCCACCGCGCGCTGGAAGTAGTCGCGCAGGCTGGGCTCGTCGTAGACGATCTCCATCCCCCGCCCGCCCAGCACGTAGCTCGGGCGCAGCAGCACGGGATAGCCCACGCGCGCCGCGATCTCCGCCGCCTGGTCGACCGACACCGCCAGCCCGTTGGGCGGCTGGCGCGCCCCCAGCCCGCGGGCCAGCGCCTCGAAGCGCTCGCGGTCCTCCGCGCGGTCGATCGCCTCCACCGACGTGCCCAGGACCTTCACCCCCAGGCGCTCCAGCGGCTGCGCCAGCTTGAGCGGCGTCTGCCCGCCGAGCTGCACCACCACGCCGAGCGGGTCCTCCAGCCGCACGATCTCCAGCACGTCCTCGAGCGTGAGCGGCTCGAAATACAGCTTGTCGCTCACGTCGAAGTCGGTCGAGACCGTCTCCGGGTTGGAGTTGACCATGATCGTCTCGTACCCGGCCTCTCGCAGCGCCAGCGCCGCCTGCACGCAGCAGTAGTCGAACTCCACCCCCTGCCCGATGCGGTTGGGCCCGCTGCCCAGGATCACCACCTTGGGGCGGTCGGAGCGCACCGACTCGTTCTCCTCGGCGTAGGTGGAGTACAGGTACGGGGTGGCCGCGGGGAACTCGCCGGCGCAGGTGTCCACCATGTTGTAGACGGGGTGCACGCCGAAGCTCCAGCGCCGCTCGCGCACCACGTCCTCCAGCTCGCCGCGCAGCCGCGCCAGCTGAGCGTCGGAGAAGCCGAGCCGCTTCATCCGCCTGAGCGCGTCGCCGTCGACGTCGGGGAGCGCCGCGTACCACGTCTCCGCCGCCACCAGGTCCGCCAGCTCGGCGACGAACCAGGGGTCGTAGGCCGTGAGCCCGGCCACCTCCTCGACGCTCATCCCGGAGAGGAGCGCGCGCTTGACGTGGAAGACGCGCTCGGGGGTGGGCCGGCGCAGCGCCGCGCGCAGGGTGTCGGGCGAGTCGTCCTTGAGCCGGTCGTCGGCCAGCGTGCCGACCTCCCACCCGGGGCGGCCGATCTCCAGCGCGCGGATCGCCTTCTGCCACGCCTGGCGGAAGGTGCGGCCGATGGCCATCGACTCGCCCACCGCCTTCATCTGCACCCCCAGCGTGTTGTCGGCCGCGGGGAACTTCTCGAAGGCGAAGCGGGGGAACTTGACCACCACGTAGTCGAGCACGGGCTCGAACGAGGCCGGCGTGGTGCGGGTGATGGCGTTGGGGAGCTCGTCGAGGGTGTAGCCCACGGCCAGCTTGGCGCCGATGCGCGCGATCGGGTACCCGGTGGCCTTCGACGCCAGCGCCGAGGAGCGGGAGACGCGCGGGTTCATCTCGACGACGAGCATCTCGCCGTTGGCGGGGTTCACCGCGAACTGCACGTTGCAGCCGCCCGCCTCCACCCCGATCTCGCGGATGATGGCGATGGCCGCGTCGCGCATCCGCTGGTACTCGACGTCGGTGAGCGTCTGCGCGGGGGCCACGGTCACCGAGTCGCCGGTGTGCACTCCCATGGCGTCGACGTTCTCGATCGAGCAGATGATGACCACGTTGTCGGCGTGGTCGCGCATCACCTCCAGCTCGAACTCCTTCCACCCGATCACCGAGCGGTCGATCAGCACCTCGTGCACGGGCGAGAGGTCGAGCCCGCGGCGCACCTGCTCCTCGAACTCGGCGCGGTTGTAGGCGATCCCGCCGCCGGTGCCGCCCAGGGTGAAGCTGGGGCGGATGATGGCCGGGTAGCCGGTGTCGTCGACGATCCGGAGCGCCTCCTCGATGGTGGTGGCGAAGCCGCCGTGGGGGAGCCTGAGGCCGATGCGGGTCATGGCCTTGGCGAACTCGCTCCTGTCCTCGGCGGTGCGGATGGCGCGCGCGTTGGCGCCGATCAGCTCCACGCCGTGGCGGGCGAGCGCGCCGGAGTCGTGCAGCTCGAGCGCCACGTTGAGCGCCGTCTGGCCGCCCATGGTGGGGAGGATGGCGTCGGGCTTCTCCTTCTCGATCACGCGCTCCACCCACTCGGCCGTGATCGGCTCGATGTAGGTGGCGTCGGCCAGGTCGGGGTCGGTCATGATCGTGGCCGGGTTGCTGTTGACCAGGATCACCCGGTACCCCTCCTCGCGCAGGGCGCGCACGGCCTGAGTCCCCGAGTAGTCGAACTCGGCCGCCTGCCCGATCACGATGGGCCCGCTGCCGAGGATCAGGATGCTCTGGAGGTCGTCTCGCCTGGGCATCGCTTCTGGTGCGTTAAGCTGTCGTGCGCGCGTGCGCGAGCGCCGGCCCTTCCCGCGAGGGACGGGCCGGCGCCGGCGGACTTCGGATGTATCGTCGGGGCGGGAATATATCCGGCGTCGGTGGGTGACGAAAGGAGGGCGGCAGTCTGGCCGAGACGGTGCTCCACGTCTTTCGTCACGCTAGGCGGAGATCCGGCCTGCGTAGTTCCGCAGAGGCCCCGGCCTGCTTCGTTCGGGCGATTAGGGACAATAATGCCGCAACTCCGTGCCTCACCCCAAGTACGTCCTGAGTTGCGAGTAGCTCGAACATCCTGCGCAAGTTTGGGCACCGCAACGCGTTGATGGAGTCATCCCAATCCGTCACGCGAGCACGCGCCTTGCTGGTTGTGTTTGCGCGACGCCGGGCCGATGCTCCCATCCGGCCCTTCTCGGGCATGCGCACTGCCTTTCACAACCCCTCGACTCGCTCGCTCCCCAGAGCGGCGCCGTAGAAACCATAGGGATGGTGCGTAATCTACGTCCATTTATGTGGAGGACAAGAATACTACACTGCGAGGCGGGAGGTGCGGTATCGGCGGATACGCTGGGGTGCGCAGTCTACATACGATATTAGGCAGCGCTGCTGCAACAAAAAATGGAGATGGAGCATGCAAACCTTTGCACAAAAACAGAATCAACCTAAAAAACCAGTATCCTCCCGCCTTGCTCGGCCTGACACGGCAGCGTCCAAAACACATCAGGCGGCATCTCCTCACCTACTCTTGCAGCTCGCACTCGGTAGTCTGACAGTGCAGCGGATGCCGCGGACTCATGCCGAAGAACTCGAAGCCGGATTGAGCGGTACGGCATCACCTCACTTTGGGCACGATTGTACCCGCCCTCCCATACATCTTCCTGCAGCAGGAGCAATACAGACGAAATTAGCGATCAACAAGCCGGGAGACGAATACGAGCAGGAAGCAGACCGCGTCTCCGAACAGGTAATGCATACGCCCATGACGCAGCAACAGCGGCCTTGTGCCTGTGGTAGAGGGTGCCCCGAATGCCGCACCGAGCAACCTGACCATGAAGATGTGAGCTTGCAGACGAAGCACGTGGGAACGAGCGAGGTCGGACAGTCCGAAATACCGTCCATCGTCCACGAAGTAGTTCGCTCGCCTGGAGAGGCTCTGGAACCCGCATCCCGCAACTTTATGGAATCGTACTTCGGGCACGACTTCAGCGCAGTACGCGTGCACACCGGCAGCGAGGCGGCAGAGGCGGCTCGTGTGGTTCAGGCTAAGGCGTTCACCGTCAATCCAAACATTGTGTTCGGTCACAGCGAATTCGCGCCCGGTACAACGGAGGGGAGGCGGCTCATGGCGCATGAGCTCGCTCACGTGATCCAGCAGCGGTCAAACCCCATGCTTGCAGGCCGTGTAGTGCAGCGTCAGCGATCCGCACTTGAAGGAAGTACAAGCCAGGAAGAGCGCGGGAAGCTGCGGGTGCTTACCCTCGAATCTGTAACAAAACTCTCACCCAATGAGATAAGGGGGGAATTCAAGACGAAGGAAAAAGGAAATATTCCGGCCGATGATATTAAGTTTGGCCCTGGTATCGCCGAGGGTATTAAACAAGGATTGCAGAATATCGCGGCGGAGTTTTTCTCCGACAAGTCTTTTACCTTTAACACTGTTACGAATGTACCGTTGAACTTGAAAGCTGTCGGCGGCGTTGACGGTGTGTACCGATTCACGCTTGTCGAGCGAAAGAGCAATCCCAAGAGACAGCTTATCATCGAGCAGGTGTCCGCCACTCCGTCTGGAGATCCGAGCAAGATCGATGTCGCGAAAGCTACAAAGCGCTTTGAGAACTTTGAGTTCGCTCTGGGTTCCGGCTTTGGAAGTGAGGATGACAAGAAGCTTCTGTTTGCTGCGCTGGCTCGCGTGCCGGACTCCATTTTAAAACGTGTCAGAGGCCTAAAGTTCGAGAAAAAACCGGAAAGTGTGGGCGAGAAGGACGAAGCCGGTAAATATGATCCCAACACACATACAATCACCCTGTACGCAAGCTCGCTCAAGAAGCTCATGAACAGCATTGATACCAGCGGATCTGACTGGTTCACGCAGACTGTCGCACACGAGGTCGGACATGCCCTGGACTACGAGTCGTTTACGACAGCCAGGGTAAAGCGTGATGCGCTCACCAAGCAGTTGAAAGATGCGCGGCTTGAGGCGCGGCGGGTGGCTACCCCTGCGGGTGACGAGAAAGCACAGGCCGAGAAGGAGAAGAAAGATCAGCAGGAGATCGATCGGCTTGAAAAGGCACTAGCTCAGGCAGAGTCAGATTCTGGTAAAGCCCTGAACCTGGACCCAATGAAGGGCGGCGGCGGACGTTCGCAAAGCACGGAGTTCGCCAAAGCCAGAGGAAAAGCGATCTCCACTTATGGAGGGAAGAGCGATGTTGAAAACTTCGCAGAACTTTCTGCGCTTTTTATCCTTGATCCCGACTCGCTGAAATTGCTTCGACCAGACGCGTACAAGTATTTCTCCGACACATTCAAGTAGCTCGAACGCGAATCACGCTTCAGCTTTCGTTCGCCCCACCCCGCACGATCCCTTCTGCCACAGAGAGGCTGCGTACTTGGAACGGAGAGCGGGACAGATGTTCGTGTCGCAGCGACGCAGATGGCTATAAGGTCGGGACATTCCCACACCTGACCTGCGGAGGAGACCCCGTTCCGCATCGCCGTCTAACAAACGGTTCGACCGGAGCCGCGCCAGCGAATTTGTATCTTTCTCTGACTGTTACATGCGCTGCCCGGTCAATCAAGGCGTTCTATGAGAGCGATTGTTAGGGCGCGTCACCCAGCAGGGTTTCTGCCGGGCGACGCGTACTTCGTCCAGCATCTGTGCGCGCTCTACGCCACTGACGGGGTAATCGGCTCGATGTAGGTGGCGTCGGCCAGGTCGGGGTCGGTCATGATCGTGGCCGGGTTGGAGTTGACCAGGATCACCCGGTACCCCTCCTCGCGCAGCGCCCGCACGGCCTGCGTCCCCGAGTAGTCGAACTCGGCCGCCTGCCCGATCACGATGGGCCCGCTGCCGAGGATCAGGATGCTCTGGAGGTCGTCTCGCCTGGGCATCGCTTCCGGTGTGCTGCTGTAAGCTGTCGTGCGTGCGTGCGCGAGCGCCGGCCCTTCCCGCGAGGGACGGCCGGCGCCGGCGGACACGAAGATATCAGTCGGGGCGGGAATCTACGCGGCCGCGGGCGTCGGGGAAAGATTCCCATGACCTTCAGGTGTCCAGCGGCCTGCGCACGCCGCGGGCCCCCGCGGTTCAGCACGTGGGTGTAGATCATCGTCGCCCGCACGTCCGCGTGGCCGAGCAGTTCCTGCACGGTGCGGATGTCGTATCCGTCCTCAAGGTGCTCTTTCCAGCGAGTTGTTCGGAATGTACACTTAGGGGCTATGAAACGAGCCCCCACTGTTCGTACGGACGCTCACGGAAGAGGAGCACTGGCAGCAGCCAGGGTGGGTGAAGCATTCAGGCTCTTTAGCGAGATCGGTAGGCCCGAGGGCGCCTGACAATCGGCTGCAGGGAATGTGGGGCCGTCCATGTTTCGCCGAACGACAGGCTTGCGCGCCGGCCCCGCACCCTGACCCTTGTGTCGTTAGCGTCCCCGTACATGCTTCGGGCGCACCAACGTGACGGGGCCGGCATAAACGTCCGTGCTCGATGCTACCCGACCGCCACGCCAAATGCCATTTGCCGGCGATGGTGTGAACCTCCACGACCGACGCACACTACGCTATGCCAGGGAAGAAGGCTGCGACGAAGAAAGTACAGGCGCCACGCGCAAAACCCGCAGGTCGCGCGACGACACGACGTTGCGGGCTGTGTGGCAAGACGTCGAACCTTACCAGGACGGAATGTTGCGACCAGTGGATCTGCGACGACGAGGGGAACTACAGGATGTTCTCTTTCTCGCGCAACAGCTGCTCGCGCAACCACCGG
The Longimicrobium sp. genome window above contains:
- the carB gene encoding carbamoyl-phosphate synthase large subunit; amino-acid sequence: MPRRDDLQSILILGSGPIVIGQAAEFDYSGTQAVRALREEGYRVILVNSNPATIMTDPDLADATYIEPITAEWVERVIEKEKPDAILPTMGGQTALNVALELHDSGALARHGVELIGANARAIRTAEDRSEFAKAMTRIGLRLPHGGFATTIEEALRIVDDTGYPAIIRPSFTLGGTGGGIAYNRAEFEEQVRRGLDLSPVHEVLIDRSVIGWKEFELEVMRDHADNVVIICSIENVDAMGVHTGDSVTVAPAQTLTDVEYQRMRDAAIAIIREIGVEAGGCNVQFAVNPANGEMLVVEMNPRVSRSSALASKATGYPIARIGAKLAVGYTLDELPNAITRTTPASFEPVLDYVVVKFPRFAFEKFPAADNTLGVQMKAVGESMAIGRTFRQAWQKAIRALEIGRPGWEVGTLADDRLKDDSPDTLRAALRRPTPERVFHVKRALLSGMSVEEVAGLTAYDPWFVAELADLVAAETWYAALPDVDGDALRRMKRLGFSDAQLARLRGELEDVVRERRWSFGVHPVYNMVDTCAGEFPAATPYLYSTYAEENESVRSDRPKVVILGSGPNRIGQGVEFDYCCVQAALALREAGYETIMVNSNPETVSTDFDVSDKLYFEPLTLEDVLEIVRLEDPLGVVVQLGGQTPLKLAQPLERLGVKVLGTSVEAIDRAEDRERFEALARGLGARQPPNGLAVSVDQAAEIAARVGYPVLLRPSYVLGGRGMEIVYDEPSLRDYFQRAVAVSHERPVLIDRFLEDAFEADVDALSDGETVVIGGVMQHIEEAGVHSGDSACVLPPYMLRDDQIEEMRELTRRFALELGVVGLINVQYAVFEGHVYVLEVNPRASRTVPFVSKATGVPLARIAARLMVGEKLAGFGLADEIPIGGVAVKESVFPFNKIESDTLLGPEMRSTGEAMGFDDSFGMAFAKAQTSAGMDLPREGSVIVTVNERDKPTLVPIARRLHDMGFRILATEGTARYLRQRGIPCDRVFKVNEGRPNMVDHIISGEVALLVNTPLGKQSQYDDYATRRAAIQYKVPYITTMSAASAAVDAISALRNRRPEVRSIQERTGALAGAGT
- a CDS encoding DUF4157 domain-containing protein; protein product: MQTFAQKQNQPKKPVSSRLARPDTAASKTHQAASPHLLLQLALGSLTVQRMPRTHAEELEAGLSGTASPHFGHDCTRPPIHLPAAGAIQTKLAINKPGDEYEQEADRVSEQVMHTPMTQQQRPCACGRGCPECRTEQPDHEDVSLQTKHVGTSEVGQSEIPSIVHEVVRSPGEALEPASRNFMESYFGHDFSAVRVHTGSEAAEAARVVQAKAFTVNPNIVFGHSEFAPGTTEGRRLMAHELAHVIQQRSNPMLAGRVVQRQRSALEGSTSQEERGKLRVLTLESVTKLSPNEIRGEFKTKEKGNIPADDIKFGPGIAEGIKQGLQNIAAEFFSDKSFTFNTVTNVPLNLKAVGGVDGVYRFTLVERKSNPKRQLIIEQVSATPSGDPSKIDVAKATKRFENFEFALGSGFGSEDDKKLLFAALARVPDSILKRVRGLKFEKKPESVGEKDEAGKYDPNTHTITLYASSLKKLMNSIDTSGSDWFTQTVAHEVGHALDYESFTTARVKRDALTKQLKDARLEARRVATPAGDEKAQAEKEKKDQQEIDRLEKALAQAESDSGKALNLDPMKGGGGRSQSTEFAKARGKAISTYGGKSDVENFAELSALFILDPDSLKLLRPDAYKYFSDTFK